From the Maioricimonas rarisocia genome, one window contains:
- a CDS encoding FAD-binding oxidoreductase, protein MVVSANQPLLAGLRQILGQENVIATEDELIVYECDGYVVEKRVPDVVVFPTSTRQIVETVQLCNEYEVPFVPRGAGTSLAGGTLPVGGGVMICLTRMREIEEINLRDGYAVVQPGVVNVHLTQRLKGTGYHYAPDPSSQGACTIGGNVATNSGGPHTLKYGVTVNHVMGAEVVLPDGQLMQFGGPCEDTPGYDLAGLFVGSEGTFGVVTRVWVRLTRDPEAYRTMLGVFDTVRDATEAISAIIGAGIVPAALEMMDNGIIAALEDAFHFGFPLDAGAVLLMEVDGLEVAVDEEANRIESLCEQNGAREVRSANSPAERQLLWKCRKQAFGAIGRLSPSYCTQDGVVPRTRLPEILEFIQATGEKYGLQIVNVFHAGDGNIHPILLFDERDQEQTQRVIAAGDEILSKCLELGGSVTGEHGIGVEKVSFMCPPTAESGQTPEGRRYLFTHTDVDVMNSIRVVFNPMGLCSPGKLLPTAGACGMEHIERSHPGRQAAM, encoded by the coding sequence CTGGTGGTTTCAGCGAATCAGCCCCTGCTGGCCGGACTGCGTCAGATCCTCGGCCAGGAAAACGTCATCGCGACCGAAGACGAACTGATCGTCTACGAATGCGACGGCTACGTGGTCGAGAAACGGGTGCCGGACGTCGTCGTCTTTCCGACCTCGACGCGACAGATTGTCGAAACGGTCCAGCTCTGCAACGAGTACGAAGTCCCCTTCGTTCCTCGCGGTGCCGGGACGAGTCTCGCTGGTGGGACCCTTCCCGTCGGCGGCGGCGTGATGATCTGCCTGACCCGCATGCGGGAGATTGAAGAAATTAACCTGCGGGACGGGTACGCCGTGGTCCAGCCGGGCGTGGTGAACGTGCATCTCACCCAGCGGCTGAAAGGGACCGGCTACCATTACGCGCCCGATCCCTCATCGCAGGGAGCCTGCACGATCGGCGGCAACGTGGCGACGAACTCGGGGGGACCGCACACACTCAAGTATGGCGTCACCGTCAATCACGTGATGGGGGCCGAAGTTGTGCTGCCCGACGGCCAGCTGATGCAGTTCGGCGGGCCCTGCGAAGATACGCCCGGCTACGATCTTGCCGGCCTGTTCGTCGGGAGTGAAGGTACGTTTGGCGTCGTCACCCGCGTCTGGGTCCGGCTGACACGTGATCCCGAAGCGTACCGGACGATGCTTGGCGTGTTCGATACCGTCCGGGACGCAACCGAGGCGATTTCGGCGATCATCGGCGCGGGGATCGTGCCCGCCGCCCTCGAAATGATGGACAACGGCATCATCGCGGCGCTCGAAGACGCGTTCCATTTCGGCTTTCCGCTCGATGCCGGGGCCGTCCTGCTGATGGAAGTCGACGGCCTGGAAGTGGCCGTCGACGAAGAGGCCAACCGTATCGAGTCCCTTTGTGAACAGAACGGTGCCCGCGAAGTGCGCTCGGCCAACTCGCCGGCCGAGCGGCAGCTTCTCTGGAAGTGCCGCAAACAGGCTTTCGGTGCGATCGGGCGGCTGTCTCCCAGCTACTGCACCCAGGACGGTGTCGTTCCCCGCACGCGTCTGCCGGAGATCCTCGAGTTCATTCAGGCGACCGGAGAAAAGTACGGCCTGCAGATCGTCAACGTCTTTCATGCCGGCGATGGCAACATCCACCCGATTCTGCTCTTTGACGAGCGGGACCAGGAACAGACCCAGCGGGTGATCGCTGCCGGTGACGAGATCCTTTCGAAGTGCCTCGAGTTGGGGGGCAGCGTGACCGGCGAACACGGCATCGGCGTCGAGAAGGTCTCGTTCATGTGTCCTCCGACCGCCGAAAGCGGCCAGACGCCGGAGGGTCGCCGGTATCTGTTTACGCATACTGACGTCGACGTGATGAACAGCATTCGCGTCGTGTTCAATCCGATGGGGCTGTGCAGTCCGGGCAAGCTGCTGCCGACGGCCGGTGCCTGCGGGATGGAGCACATCGAACGCAGCCATCCGGGCCGCCAGGCGGCCATGTGA
- a CDS encoding SMP-30/gluconolactonase/LRE family protein, with the protein MTRIKTLLALCLLPGVAVSALAEETYPVHPDSVAQEGVPRGKVEGPFKWRSEIYPGTVRDYWVYVPAQYDAAKPACVLAVQDGLNRARGWKLPTVMDNLIHAGDMPVTIGIFISPGVVPAPNEDAQPRFNRSFEYDAMGDRYARFLVDEILPAVSKSYNLSDNPNDRAIAGASSGAICAFTVAWERPDQFRRVLSTIGTYVGLRGGNEYPTLIRKTEPKPIRVFLQDGSSDLDIYGGSWWVANQDMLAALKFAGYDVHHVWGKGGHNGKHSTAIMPDALRWLWRDYPEPITAGHSERRRTDLLIDGQEWELVSEGHRFTEGPAVSPAGDLFFTDVPNGKIHKVSADGTVSTFVEDSPGANGLAFGPDGRLYCCQGKTKRIVRYDAEANEEVVLEDVTTNDLTVLHNGQGYFTDPRNNQLWHFTTAGEKSVVDKGIEFPNGVVPSADQTLLWVADTRGRFVYSYQIQPDGKLLYKQEYGHLHRTDATGQSGADGMVVDTEGRLYVTSRMGLQVLDQLGRVHFIISKPYDGWLSNVTFGGPDFDTLYVTCGDRVYRRKINATGAMPWQPPVTPPKPRL; encoded by the coding sequence ATGACCCGCATCAAGACGTTGCTGGCGCTCTGCCTGTTGCCCGGCGTTGCCGTTTCGGCGCTGGCCGAAGAGACGTACCCCGTTCATCCGGATTCCGTCGCGCAGGAAGGCGTGCCCCGCGGCAAGGTCGAGGGACCGTTCAAGTGGCGAAGCGAGATCTACCCCGGCACCGTGCGGGATTACTGGGTCTACGTGCCGGCCCAATATGATGCGGCGAAGCCGGCCTGCGTGCTGGCGGTGCAGGATGGACTGAACCGGGCCCGCGGCTGGAAGCTGCCGACGGTGATGGACAATCTGATCCATGCGGGGGACATGCCGGTCACGATCGGCATCTTCATCTCGCCCGGTGTCGTTCCCGCGCCGAACGAAGACGCGCAGCCGCGGTTCAACCGCAGCTTCGAATATGACGCGATGGGGGACCGTTACGCCCGCTTTCTTGTCGATGAAATCCTGCCGGCGGTGAGCAAGTCCTACAACCTCAGTGACAATCCCAACGACCGGGCGATCGCCGGCGCGAGTTCGGGAGCGATTTGCGCTTTCACCGTTGCCTGGGAGCGACCGGACCAGTTCCGCCGCGTTCTGAGCACCATCGGAACCTATGTCGGTCTGCGTGGCGGCAACGAGTACCCGACCCTCATCCGCAAGACCGAGCCGAAGCCGATCCGCGTCTTCCTGCAGGACGGTTCCTCCGACCTGGACATCTACGGCGGAAGCTGGTGGGTGGCCAATCAGGACATGCTGGCGGCTCTGAAATTTGCCGGCTACGACGTGCATCATGTGTGGGGCAAGGGAGGTCACAACGGAAAACATTCGACCGCGATCATGCCGGATGCCCTCCGCTGGCTGTGGCGTGACTACCCGGAGCCGATCACGGCCGGTCACTCCGAGCGGCGGCGGACCGATCTGCTGATCGACGGCCAGGAGTGGGAACTGGTCAGCGAAGGTCACCGGTTCACGGAAGGCCCGGCCGTCAGTCCTGCGGGTGACCTGTTCTTCACCGACGTGCCGAACGGGAAAATCCACAAGGTCTCTGCCGACGGGACTGTGAGCACGTTTGTCGAAGACAGTCCCGGCGCGAACGGCCTCGCATTCGGGCCGGACGGAAGGCTGTACTGCTGCCAGGGGAAGACGAAGCGGATCGTTCGTTACGACGCCGAAGCGAACGAAGAAGTCGTTCTCGAAGACGTGACCACCAATGACCTGACCGTGCTGCACAACGGCCAGGGCTACTTCACCGATCCTCGCAACAACCAGCTCTGGCACTTCACCACCGCCGGCGAGAAATCAGTCGTCGACAAGGGAATCGAATTCCCCAACGGCGTGGTGCCGTCTGCCGACCAGACCCTGCTGTGGGTGGCGGACACCCGCGGGCGATTTGTCTATTCATACCAGATCCAGCCGGACGGGAAACTGCTCTACAAGCAGGAGTACGGTCACCTGCATCGGACCGACGCGACCGGTCAGAGCGGGGCCGACGGGATGGTGGTGGACACCGAGGGGCGGCTGTACGTCACCTCGCGGATGGGGCTGCAGGTGCTGGACCAGCTCGGTCGCGTGCACTTCATCATCTCGAAGCCATACGACGGCTGGCTGTCGAACGTCACGTTCGGCGGACCGGACTTCGACACGCTGTACGTCACGTGTGGCGACCGCGTCTATCGCCGGAAGATCAACGCGACCGGCGCGATGCCCTGGCAGCCGCCAGTGACGCCGCCGAAACCACGGCTGTAG
- a CDS encoding carbon-nitrogen hydrolase family protein, which yields MKIAGVQMDVTLADVPANIARMQSHLHETHRHGAQLTIFPECAATGYCYESLEEGLQYAEPLPGPITEQMTATCRELGCWTVFGMLEQDGDRLFNAAVLVGPEGLIGSYRKVHLPFLGIDMFTTPGDRPFAVHEANGVNIGMNICYDSAFPEPSRCLALEGVDLIALPTNWPPGAECVAQSAIATRAMENAIYYAAINRVGNERGFQFIGLSSICAPNGSVLASSLGTDEEILYAEIDVEKSRRKHIKRVAGKHEIDRLADRRPEMYGKITEPHDLPTPRQKHQ from the coding sequence ATGAAGATCGCCGGAGTCCAGATGGACGTCACCCTTGCCGACGTCCCCGCCAACATCGCCCGGATGCAGTCTCATCTGCACGAGACCCACCGCCACGGCGCGCAGTTGACGATCTTTCCCGAATGTGCGGCTACCGGTTACTGCTACGAGTCGCTCGAAGAAGGTCTGCAGTACGCGGAACCCCTCCCCGGCCCGATCACCGAACAGATGACAGCCACGTGTCGCGAGCTCGGTTGCTGGACGGTGTTCGGCATGCTCGAGCAGGACGGCGACCGACTGTTCAACGCGGCTGTCCTGGTCGGTCCCGAGGGGCTCATCGGTTCGTATCGCAAGGTGCATCTGCCGTTTCTCGGTATCGACATGTTCACGACGCCGGGCGACCGGCCGTTTGCCGTCCACGAGGCGAACGGCGTGAACATCGGCATGAACATCTGCTACGACTCGGCGTTTCCCGAACCGTCCCGCTGCCTCGCACTTGAGGGAGTCGATCTGATTGCGCTGCCGACCAACTGGCCCCCTGGAGCGGAATGCGTCGCCCAGTCGGCGATTGCCACGCGGGCGATGGAGAACGCCATCTACTACGCCGCGATCAATCGCGTGGGGAACGAGCGGGGATTTCAGTTCATCGGCCTGAGCAGCATCTGCGCTCCGAACGGTTCGGTGCTGGCTTCATCGCTGGGAACCGATGAGGAAATCCTGTACGCAGAGATCGACGTCGAAAAGTCCCGCCGCAAGCACATCAAGCGCGTGGCTGGCAAGCACGAGATCGATCGCCTCGCCGACCGCCGCCCCGAGATGTACGGCAAGATCACCGAACCGCACGACCTGCCGACTCCGCGACAGAAGCATCAGTAA
- a CDS encoding DUF997 family protein, protein MNDQPEYDPVFIHSRREAIVIIGLWAAAMVWTLSWCASTGYVDGQDVPTIWGMPSWICWGIAAPWLVVDVVAIALCLFFIRDDDLGEANEEADVAEDVRRRHEGEGERDA, encoded by the coding sequence ATGAACGATCAGCCTGAATACGATCCCGTGTTCATCCATTCCCGGCGAGAGGCCATCGTCATCATCGGCCTGTGGGCCGCTGCCATGGTCTGGACCCTCAGCTGGTGTGCCTCGACCGGCTACGTCGACGGCCAGGACGTCCCGACGATCTGGGGCATGCCGAGCTGGATCTGCTGGGGAATCGCAGCCCCATGGCTGGTTGTCGACGTCGTCGCGATCGCGCTCTGCCTGTTCTTTATTCGCGACGACGACCTGGGTGAAGCGAACGAAGAGGCAGACGTGGCCGAAGACGTGCGTCGTCGCCACGAAGGCGAAGGAGAACGGGACGCGTGA
- a CDS encoding sodium:solute symporter family transporter — MTIDSAAVPAILAVGQSNSALATFVLYTLGVFVIAGLANRLLQQKSFLSEYFLGSRGLGMWAFALTFAATSASGGSFTGFPAKIYTHGWVLALWIASYMVVPICTMGLLGKRINQVARISGAITVPDILRDRFESRALGLMSTVLIVFFLVFNLVAQFKAGSLILETLLTGVEPFQHQAARVGDWISSAATSGGWTFLLDVDGNPVAGGYLLCLLTFGIAVIFYTTYGGFHAVVWTDVMQGVVMVFGVAVMLPLALSQVGGLENATQELAKMVPPRPAIICVDWGAEQTEDGVLPSGSWLRQPGGSPDAPPRIFRTTKPALYAAGTSQVCGVETLEVLSDNEIARLAGPDSPLTFLDADVADIIEGDKYAYGTTEEQRGSYVTAPGPSRTDSSGFLPLGVAISFFFMWAISGSGQPQYMVRLMAFNNSQTLRRAIITVTVYYSIIYFPLVIIFVCARVLLPGMENEPDRIMPQMAVLLTENAGVGWLAGLLVAAPFAAVMSTVDSFLLVISSSVVRDIYQRNISPEASQRTIKWMSYFCTLVVGLIALFGAISPPKFLQDIIVYVGSGLAACFLFPVAAALYWPRSNKWTCIVGMLGGFGAHLAMHLIGMQINGSFVNAYRLFGLDPVVVGLVASLLSVLIITPLTPAPPQHLVRKYFYKQPARSRPAQGG, encoded by the coding sequence GTGACGATTGATTCTGCGGCAGTTCCGGCGATCCTGGCGGTCGGCCAGTCGAACTCTGCTCTCGCAACTTTTGTGCTGTACACGCTCGGCGTGTTCGTCATTGCCGGCCTCGCCAACCGGCTGCTGCAGCAGAAGAGCTTCCTGAGCGAATACTTTCTCGGTAGTCGCGGCCTGGGCATGTGGGCCTTCGCCCTCACCTTTGCCGCGACCAGCGCCTCGGGCGGCAGCTTTACCGGCTTTCCCGCGAAGATCTACACCCACGGCTGGGTGCTGGCGCTCTGGATTGCCAGCTACATGGTCGTGCCGATCTGCACGATGGGTCTGCTGGGAAAACGGATCAACCAGGTGGCCCGGATCTCCGGCGCAATCACCGTCCCCGACATTCTGCGGGACCGGTTCGAGAGCCGTGCACTCGGGCTGATGTCGACCGTGCTGATCGTCTTCTTCCTCGTCTTCAACCTGGTCGCGCAGTTCAAGGCGGGAAGCCTCATTCTCGAAACGCTCCTCACCGGCGTCGAACCGTTCCAGCATCAGGCCGCCCGCGTGGGGGACTGGATCAGCTCGGCGGCGACTTCGGGTGGCTGGACGTTCCTGCTGGATGTTGACGGCAATCCGGTCGCCGGCGGTTACCTGCTCTGCCTGCTGACGTTTGGCATCGCCGTGATCTTCTACACGACCTACGGCGGATTTCACGCCGTCGTCTGGACCGACGTGATGCAGGGCGTCGTAATGGTCTTCGGCGTGGCCGTAATGCTCCCCCTGGCCCTCTCGCAGGTCGGCGGACTCGAAAACGCGACGCAGGAACTGGCGAAGATGGTGCCGCCGCGGCCTGCCATCATCTGCGTCGACTGGGGTGCCGAGCAGACCGAAGACGGCGTTCTGCCAAGCGGCAGCTGGCTGCGTCAGCCGGGTGGCTCTCCTGATGCGCCGCCGCGAATCTTCCGGACGACTAAGCCGGCACTGTACGCAGCCGGCACATCGCAGGTGTGCGGCGTCGAAACGCTGGAGGTCCTCTCGGACAACGAGATCGCCCGCCTGGCCGGACCGGACTCCCCCCTGACATTCCTCGATGCGGATGTCGCCGACATCATCGAAGGGGACAAGTACGCCTACGGCACAACCGAAGAACAACGTGGCTCGTACGTGACGGCCCCCGGACCGAGCCGCACGGACTCCTCCGGCTTTCTGCCGCTGGGCGTAGCCATCTCGTTCTTCTTCATGTGGGCGATCTCCGGCTCAGGACAGCCGCAGTACATGGTCCGGCTGATGGCCTTCAACAATTCGCAGACGCTGCGACGGGCCATCATCACCGTCACCGTGTACTACTCGATCATCTACTTCCCGCTGGTGATCATCTTCGTCTGCGCCCGTGTCCTGCTGCCCGGCATGGAAAACGAACCGGACCGCATCATGCCGCAGATGGCCGTACTGCTGACCGAGAACGCCGGCGTCGGCTGGCTGGCCGGTCTGCTGGTAGCCGCCCCGTTCGCCGCAGTGATGTCGACCGTCGACAGCTTCCTGCTGGTGATCTCCTCGTCCGTCGTCCGTGATATCTACCAGCGGAACATCAGCCCCGAAGCATCGCAGCGTACCATCAAATGGATGAGCTACTTCTGCACGCTGGTCGTGGGACTGATTGCCCTGTTCGGCGCCATCAGTCCGCCGAAGTTTCTGCAGGACATCATCGTCTACGTCGGCAGCGGCCTGGCCGCCTGTTTCCTCTTCCCCGTGGCGGCCGCCCTCTACTGGCCCCGGTCCAACAAATGGACCTGCATTGTCGGCATGTTGGGGGGATTTGGAGCACACCTCGCCATGCACCTGATCGGCATGCAGATCAACGGCAGCTTTGTGAATGCCTACCGGCTGTTCGGTCTCGATCCGGTCGTGGTCGGTCTGGTCGCGTCACTGCTCAGTGTGCTGATCATCACCCCGCTGACGCCGGCACCGCCACAGCATCTCGTGCGGAAGTACTTCTACAAGCAGCCCGCAAGATCCCGGCCCGCTCAGGGGGGATGA
- a CDS encoding CRTAC1 family protein has product MSTILLVTLAGCPAGQDPPVDGPDDPPTQSDASVPIDETDGSRSSPGNPDGVQTPVRFREITRQTGIDFTYRNGEETDQFAILESLGGGVGLCDFDRDGLLDICLPGGGLIDSELQTSGLQSGLYRQLASLQFAEAAGLARIPDPSFYTHGVAAADFDEDGFVDLLITGYRGAQLLHNLGDGTFEEVAEDADVADVTWSATAAWGDINGDGLLDLYVANYVDWSKENNPVCSGMGVPRDVCPPRQFEGLADQLYLNQGDGTFVEVSDDWELRKDGKGLGVLLADVDRDGRLDIYVCNDTVPNVLYRNVGDGGLEEQAMLAGVALNERGMPDGSMGVDLLDYNHDALPDLWVSNYENESHALYRNQGRGLFLHVSQSTGVTAVGRLAVGWGTIAFDVEHDGDEDVFVSNGHVIRFPLNAPLAQQPFFFENHDGSRFVDVASAAGDYMASAHRGRGAAVGDLDGDGDLDLVISHVKEPVSILLNESESSGDWLQVELIGTSGPRSAIGAVVELQVGDRTLTRQMRSGASYASTNESILHFGVPREAGPIELHVHWPGGGHQVIEVPQLNQRVRVVQESDTATTP; this is encoded by the coding sequence TTGTCAACGATCCTGCTGGTCACACTCGCCGGCTGCCCCGCGGGACAGGATCCTCCCGTCGATGGACCCGACGACCCGCCGACACAAAGTGACGCGTCCGTTCCGATCGACGAAACGGATGGGAGTCGTTCGAGTCCCGGAAATCCGGACGGCGTTCAGACGCCGGTTCGCTTCCGCGAGATCACGCGGCAGACCGGCATCGACTTCACCTACCGCAATGGCGAAGAGACCGATCAGTTCGCGATACTCGAGTCACTCGGCGGCGGTGTCGGACTGTGCGACTTCGATCGGGACGGCCTTCTCGACATCTGTCTGCCCGGCGGGGGACTGATCGATTCCGAACTGCAAACTTCCGGTCTGCAGAGCGGTCTGTACCGGCAGTTGGCGTCGCTGCAGTTCGCTGAGGCGGCTGGTCTCGCACGCATCCCCGATCCGTCTTTCTACACGCATGGCGTGGCGGCAGCCGACTTCGACGAAGACGGATTCGTCGACCTGCTGATCACGGGATATCGTGGCGCACAGTTGCTGCACAATCTGGGCGACGGGACCTTCGAAGAAGTCGCAGAGGATGCTGACGTGGCCGACGTCACCTGGTCGGCCACGGCCGCATGGGGCGACATCAACGGGGATGGTCTGCTCGATCTGTACGTCGCCAATTACGTCGACTGGTCGAAAGAGAACAACCCGGTCTGTTCCGGTATGGGCGTGCCGCGGGATGTCTGCCCGCCGCGGCAGTTCGAGGGACTGGCGGACCAGTTGTATCTCAATCAGGGGGACGGCACGTTTGTCGAAGTGAGCGACGATTGGGAGCTGCGAAAAGATGGCAAGGGGCTGGGAGTGCTGCTTGCCGATGTCGACCGGGACGGACGACTCGATATTTACGTCTGTAACGACACCGTTCCGAACGTGCTGTATCGCAACGTTGGTGACGGAGGCCTCGAGGAGCAGGCAATGCTGGCCGGGGTTGCTCTCAACGAACGGGGCATGCCGGACGGCAGCATGGGGGTCGATCTGCTCGACTACAACCACGACGCATTGCCGGATCTGTGGGTCTCGAACTATGAGAACGAGAGCCACGCCCTGTACCGCAATCAGGGACGCGGGTTGTTCCTGCACGTCAGTCAGTCAACAGGGGTGACTGCCGTCGGTCGACTGGCCGTCGGCTGGGGAACGATCGCCTTCGATGTCGAGCACGACGGCGACGAGGATGTGTTCGTCTCCAACGGTCACGTGATCCGGTTCCCACTCAATGCGCCGCTGGCGCAGCAGCCGTTCTTCTTCGAGAATCATGACGGATCACGCTTTGTCGACGTGGCATCGGCGGCCGGAGACTACATGGCTTCGGCGCACCGGGGACGGGGCGCTGCGGTGGGAGATCTCGACGGCGATGGTGATCTCGATCTGGTGATCTCACACGTCAAAGAACCGGTCAGCATCCTGCTGAACGAGTCCGAATCGTCCGGCGACTGGCTGCAGGTCGAACTGATCGGTACCTCCGGCCCTCGCAGCGCGATCGGTGCCGTAGTCGAGCTGCAGGTCGGTGACAGAACGCTCACCCGGCAGATGCGGAGCGGGGCCAGCTATGCGTCGACGAACGAGTCGATCCTGCACTTTGGCGTTCCAAGGGAAGCCGGCCCGATCGAGTTGCATGTCCACTGGCCGGGGGGCGGACACCAGGTCATCGAAGTACCGCAATTGAATCAGCGCGTGCGCGTCGTGCAGGAAAGCGACACCGCGACGACGCCCTGA